One Candidatus Methanoperedens sp. genomic window carries:
- a CDS encoding DUF2080 family transposase-associated protein gives MKREFELHEKNYREKVVTKKTETASMIYLPVSWAGKKVIVILMEE, from the coding sequence ATGAAAAGAGAATTCGAGCTTCACGAGAAGAATTATCGGGAAAAGGTTGTGACAAAAAAAACGGAAACTGCATCCATGATCTATTTACCTGTATCATGGGCAGGGAAGAAAGTCATCGTCATTCTTATGGAGGAATAG
- a CDS encoding AbrB/MazE/SpoVT family DNA-binding domain-containing protein has protein sequence MKRKIQKIGSSASIVIPAEFMRDLKLTVGDVLDFSIVKGTIMMKPVAQPIRVKTTGSNHTHQASDSNAKSTF, from the coding sequence ATGAAACGCAAAATACAGAAAATTGGTTCAAGTGCCTCCATTGTTATCCCTGCCGAATTCATGAGGGATCTCAAATTAACAGTTGGTGATGTGCTTGACTTCAGTATCGTGAAAGGAACAATCATGATGAAACCAGTAGCTCAACCGATCAGAGTAAAAACTACCGGTTCAAATCACACACACCAAGCGAGTGATTCAAATGCTAAGTCTACCTTTTAG